The genomic DNA CCAGTCCATAGACGAGACTCCTTTATCGCCGGACGATTTGGGAGCTTACTATAGTGCTGATCCTGAGGTGGTCATTAAGCGTGATAATTACGCTTATGTGCTGAACGGATTATTGTCCGATGCCTATTATTGGACGTGGGCTCCTGCACATATTGGCTTTGCCAAATATGATGAGGGCTTGGCTATTTTGTCCAAAACACCGATTACAGATACGGTGAACGAATATGTTTCCTCGCAACGGGACTATGACAACTACCGCTCGCGTAAAATTGTGGGCGTGCAAACGTTGGTGGATGGAGTGTCGGCATGGTTTGTGAGCGGGCACTACAACTGGTGGAACGATGAGGAATCCTTCCGTGGACTATGGGACCGTACAACGGAGATATTGGCCCCTTTTGCACCGACACCTGTTTTTATGATGGGGGATTTCAACAATGCGGCCGAAGTGCGCGGGGAAGGGTATGATTATGTGCTGCAATCCGGCTGGTCGGACACCTATCCGAACGCAAAGGTACGTGATGAAGGCTACACGGTCATCAAAGCCATCGCAGGCTGGGAAAGTAACGCCGAACCGCTGCGGATTGACTATGTTTTTTCCAACAAGCCCGCACAGGTTCAATCTTCAACTGTCGTGTTGAATGGAACAACGGGATTAGTCGTATCCGATCATTTCGGGGTTGCAGTTGAATTGGAGCTGTGAACAATC from Paenibacillus sp. FSL R10-2782 includes the following:
- a CDS encoding endonuclease/exonuclease/phosphatase family protein, whose translation is MKLLTLNVHAWMEENQLEKLKQLAAFIHEQQFDVIALQEVNQSIDETPLSPDDLGAYYSADPEVVIKRDNYAYVLNGLLSDAYYWTWAPAHIGFAKYDEGLAILSKTPITDTVNEYVSSQRDYDNYRSRKIVGVQTLVDGVSAWFVSGHYNWWNDEESFRGLWDRTTEILAPFAPTPVFMMGDFNNAAEVRGEGYDYVLQSGWSDTYPNAKVRDEGYTVIKAIAGWESNAEPLRIDYVFSNKPAQVQSSTVVLNGTTGLVVSDHFGVAVELEL